A region of Dioscorea cayenensis subsp. rotundata cultivar TDr96_F1 chromosome 5, TDr96_F1_v2_PseudoChromosome.rev07_lg8_w22 25.fasta, whole genome shotgun sequence DNA encodes the following proteins:
- the LOC120262313 gene encoding LOW QUALITY PROTEIN: probable histidine kinase 3 (The sequence of the model RefSeq protein was modified relative to this genomic sequence to represent the inferred CDS: deleted 1 base in 1 codon): MQASVCIMMSNLLALGSDLVVLYFVLMVCCGLCSEISMNWFLRTDFMDQKTSFLSDKSRFFIELPEIFSLKTWNNHRYTHCFGWKKLRESWWKKLLILWVVGWLLGSAWIFWFMCSQAVEKRKELLANMCDERARMLQDQFNVSMNHIQALAILVSTFHHSKDPSAIDQRTFARYTERTAFERPLTSGVAYAVKVLHSERERFEKQQGWSIKRMDTEDQLPAREDGLAPETLETSPVQEEYAPVIFAQDTVSHVISFDMLSGKEDHENILRSRESGKGVLTAPFRLLKSNRLGVILTFAVYSTELPSNATPADRIRVAIGYIGGIFDIESLVDKLLHQLACKQSIIVNVYDTTDPVKPISMYGTNLTGDAMYHKSILHFGDPLRKHEMHCSFTHKPPFPWLEITTSIGTLVIALLIGHIFHATVNRIAKVEDDYRKMMELKKQAEDADVAKSQFLATVSHEIRTPMNGVLGMLQMLMDTELDITQQDYVRTAQASGKALVSLINEVLDQAKIESGNHELEYVRFDLRILLDDVLSLFYGKSQEKGIELAVYVSDKVPEVLIGDPGRIRQIITNLIGNSVKFTEKGHIFVSVDLVEEVICLTEAEADFQSMNTLSGLPVADRRHSWENFKIFSPRYACIPHAFLSTSSDLINLIVSVEDTGTGIPQGAQSRVFTPYMQVGSSTSRVHGGTGIGLSISKCLVGLMKGEIGFVSEPNVGSTFTFTAVLTRGHANSGEYKSREFQGMRAWVVDHRPSRAKVARYHLRRLGIHVELVTDLYQAFLRLMNNGKSVVNMMLIDKEAWPRDADLWPLLINVLKMGNQSSMPKLFLLDNPTSFTKTKSSNSLESILTVITKPLRASMLAVHLRRAMGLGEKESFGNGDIPRSSLCNLLDGKHILVVDDNKVNLRVAAGALKKYGAEVTCADSGKEAIKLLEPPHKFDACFMDIQMPETDGFEATRIIRKMESDANDRINHGEADLGNALRWHVPILAMTADVIQATQEECRKCGMDGYVSKPFEGEQLYREVTRFFN; the protein is encoded by the exons ATGAGCAATCTCTTAGCTCTGGGATCTGATTTGGTGGTCCTGTACTTTGTTTTGATGGTCTGCTGTGGGCTTTGTTCTGAGATCTCCATGAACTGGTTCTTGAGAACTGATTTTATGGATCAAAAGACCAGCTTTCTCAGTGATAAAAGCCGGTTTTTTATTGAACTGCCTGAAATTTTCTCACTGAAAACCTGGAATAACCATCGTTATACCCATTGCTTTGGGTGGAAGAAGCTTAGAGAATCATGGTGGAAGAAGCTCCTAATACTGTGGGTTGTTGGCTGGCTCTTGGGGTCTGCATGGATTTTCTGGTTCATGTGCTCGCAGGCCGTCGAAAAGAGAAAGGAGTTGCTGGCAAATATGTGCGATGAGCGTGCTCGAATGCTTCAAGATCAATTCAATGTCAGCATGAATCATATACAGGCCTTGGCAATCCTGGTTTCAACATTCCACCATTCCAAAGATCCTTCTGCAATTGATCAG AGAACGTTTGCAAGATACACCGAAAGAACTGCTTTCGAGAGGCCATTGACTAGTGGTGTGGCTTATGCCGTAAAGGTGCTGCATTCTGAAAGGGAGCGATTTGAGAAGCAGCAAGGGTGGTCTATTAAGAGAATGGATACTGAAGACCAGTTACCCGCCCGTGAAGATGGCTTGGCCCCTGAGACCCTGGAAACATCACCCGTTCAAGAGGAATATGCTCCAGTGATCTTCGCACAGGACACTGTTTCACATGTTATTTCTTTCGATATGTTGTCTGGAAAG GAAGATCATGAGAACATTCTGCGCTCGAGAGAATCTGGAAAAGGGGTCCTAACGGCTCCTTTTCGGCTGCTAAAATCAAATCGCCTTGGAGTTATTTTAACATTTGCAGTCTACAGTACAGAACTACCTTCAAATGCAACCCCTGCTGACCGTATCCGAGTGGCTATTGG GTACATAGGTGGCATTTTTGACATCGAATCGCTGGTTGATAAGTTGCTTCACCAACTAGCATGTAAGCAATCAATCATTGTCAATGTGTATGATACCACTGATCCTGTTAAACCTATTAGTATGTATGGTACAAACCTGACGGGCGATGCTATGTACCATAAAAGCATCCTTCATTTTGGGGACCCATTGAGAAAGCATGAAATGCATTGCAG TTTCACACACAAGCCGCCGTTTCCATGGCTTGAAATAACAACATCCATTGGAACTCTTGTGATCGCGTTACTAATTGGGCATATATTCCATGCAACGGTTAATCGTATTGCAAAGGTGGAAGATGACTATAGGAAGATGATGGAACTTAAAAAGCAGGCGGAGGATGCAGATGTTGCTAAATCTCAG TTCTTGGCAACTGTTTCTCATGAGATCAGAACTCCAATGAATGGTGTCTTAG GCATGCTTCAAATGCTTATGGATACTGAGCTGGATATTACACAGCAGGATTATGTGAGAACTGCACAAGCCAGTGGCAAAGCTTTGGTTTCGTTAATAAATGAGGTTTTGGATCAGGCAAAGATTGAATCTGGAAACCATGAGCTCGAGTACGTGCGATTCGATTTGCGGATACTCTTAGATGATGTCTTATCACTTTTCTATGGCAAGTCTCAAGAAAAAGGGATAGAG TTGGCTGTATATGTTTCTGACAAGGTACCTGAAGTTCTAATTGGTGATCCTGGGAGAATTCGGCAGATAATCACCAATCTCATTGGGAATTCTGTTAAA TTCACGGAGAAAGGACACATCTTTGTTAGTGTCGATCTAGTTGAGGAGGTGATATGTTTAACAGAAGCAGAAGCTGATTTTCAGTCCATGAACACCTTGAGTGGTTTGCCAGTGGCAGACCGAAGACACAGTTGGGAAAACTTCAAAATATTCAGCCCAAGATACGCCTGTATT CCACATGCTTTCTTGTCAACATCCTCCGATCTAATAAATCTAATTGTATCGGTTGAAGACACGGGCACAGGGATCCCCCAAGGTGCCCAATCGCGCGTATTCACCCCTTACATGCAGGTTGGTTCTTCAACTTCACGTGTTCATGGAGGCACCGGCATTGGATTAAGCATCAGCAAGTGTTTGGTTGGTCTCATGAAGGGAGAAATCGGTTTTGTGAGTGAACCAAATGTGGGTTCCACCTTCACCTTCACTGCAGTCCTCACAAGAGGCCATGCAAACTCCGGTGAGTACAAATCACGGGAGTTTCAAGGAATGCGAGCATGGGTGGTAGATCACAGGCCATCTCGTGCTAAGGTGGCAAGATATCATCTTCGAAGGCTTGGAATTCATGTTGAACTTGTCACTGATCTCTATCAAGCTTTTCTGAGGCTAATGAATAATGGAAAGTCTGTTGTCAACATGATGCTTATTGACAAGGAGGCTTGGCCAAGGGATGCTGATCTTTGGCCTCTTCTTATCAATGTATTGAAAATGGGGAACCAGTCCTCAATGCCAAAACTTTTTCTCTTGGATAATCCTACAAGCTTTACAAAGACCAAGTCCTCAAACTCTTTGGAAAGTATTCTGACAGTGATCACAAAACCCCTCAGAGCAAGTATGCTTGCAGTTCATTTGAGACGAGCAATGGGCCTCGGAGAAAAAGAAAGCTTCGGGAATGGGGATATTCCTCGTTCGTCTTTATGTAATCTTCTTGACGGTAAGCATATTCTAGTTGTGGATGACAATAAAGTGAATCTTAGAGTAGCTGCTGGCGCTCTGAAGAAATATGGGGCAGAGGTAACCTGTGCTGATAGTGGCAAAGAGGCGATCAAGCTGCTGGAACCACCCCACAAATTCGATGCCTGTTTCATGGATATTCAGATGCCAGAAACAGATgg CTTTGAAGCTACTAGGATTATTCGTAAAATGGAAAGTGATGCAAATGACCGCATAAATCATGGAGAAGCAGATCTTGGCAATGCATTGCGCTGGCATGTACCGATATTAGCCATGACTGCAGATGTAATTCAGGCCACACAGGAAGAATGCAGGAAATGTGGAATGGATGGTTATGTCTCAAAACCATTTGAAGGAGAACAATTGTACAGAGAAGTAACTCGATTTTTCAATTGA
- the LOC120262314 gene encoding PHD finger-like domain-containing protein 5A: MAKHHPDLIMCRKQPGIAIGRLCEKDDGKCVICDSYVRPCTLVRVCDECNYGSFQGRCVICGGVGISDAYYCKECTQMEKDRDGCPKIVNLGSAKTDLFYERKKYGFKKR; this comes from the coding sequence ATGGCCAAGCATCATCCTGACCTGATCATGTGCAGGAAGCAACCAGGAATTGCCATCGGACGGCTCTGCGAGAAAGACGATGGCAAGTGCGTCATCTGTGACTCGTATGTTCGCCCATGTACGCTGGTACGAGTATGTGATGAATGCAACTATGGTTCATTCCAGGGCAGGTGTGTCATCTGTGGTGGTGTTGGAATATCGGATGCTTATTACTGTAAGGAATGCACACAAATGGAGAAAGACCGCGATGGATGCCCCAAGATTGTCAACCTGGGCAGTGCCAAGACTGACCTCTTCTATGAGCGAAAAAAATACGGTTTCAAGAAACGATGA